A segment of the Terribacillus aidingensis genome:
CTCTGTACAATCTGCTTTATCTTTGCGAGAACAAGGCATTCGATCTATTGTCATCAATAATAATCCCGAAACTGTCAGTACCGATTTCAATACGGCTGACCATCTGTATTTCGAACCTCTTACAAAAGAAGACGTGCTACACATAATTGAGAAAGAGCAAGCTGACGAGGTGCTTGTCCAGTTCGGAGGGCAGACAGCAATTAATTTAGCAGCAGATCTCGAGGAATCTGGCGTTACAATTGCCGGAACGAGCACAGCTTCAATAGATCGCGTGGAGAATAGGGAAGCCTTCTATGACTTGCTGCATACGCTGAACATCCCGCATATTCCGGGCAAGACTGTGATGGATACCGCTTCATTGCATGTCGAAGCCCGCCGAATCGGTTATCCGATTCTTATTCGTCCATCTTATGTGATAGGTGGTCAAGGGATGGTCATCCTGCATTCGGAAGATATGCTGGAATCTTATTTGGATGAGCTCAAGCAGCAGATACACACTTCCCGCTTATTCCCGCTGCTTCTTGATAAATATGTCCCTGGCATGGAGGTAGAAGTAGATGTTGTTTGTGATGGCAAAGACATCCTTATCCCAGGCATCTATGAACATATCGAGCCTGCTGGAATTCATAGCGGAGACAGTACAGCTATTTTCCCTGCACCTAGCTTAAGTGAATCAGAGAAAGATATGATTGTCAGCTATGCAAGCAGAATCTCGGAATCTCTTAATGTGAAAGGTATCATGAACATTCAGTTTGTCTTTAGCGAAGACCGTAACATCTTGTATGTCCTGGAGGTCAACCCGCGCGCGTCCCGTACAGTGCCTATTTCCAGTAAGGTGACGGGCGTCCCATTGGTAGACTTAGCTACCAGAGTGCAGATGGGAGAAGCATTGCAGGATGCAGGTTATCCACTTGGACTGCAAAAAGAAATACCATTTTATGCTGTTAAGCTGCCTGTCTTTTCCACCACAAAATTGGCAGGTGTCGATCCGCTGCTTGGGCCGGATATGCAATCGACGGGAGAAGCAATTGGATTAGGCAAGACGGAGACCGAGGCATTGAATAAGGCGTTTGGCTGGAAGGAAAAGACACTCCGGTCTTTGACAGACGAGGCTCAAATCCTTATAGATGTAGAATCAGCCGACTTGATCGGACTGGAAGAATTACTTGGACAGATGCAAGCAAAGGTTGTACTGACGGAGCAGACTGCAGCTATTTTGCCAGACAGTGATTCATTCGAAGTCGTTTCCTATGAAGAAGCAATTCTTTTGATTGAAGACCAAAAGATGACTGCTGTATGCAGTACGAGAAAAGGATTCCAAGGTATTCGTGAATCGGCATGGAAAACAGAGACTCCGTGTATGACAAGTTTGTCGACAATGCAAAGCTACTGGCTGGCTAGTCAGGATAAACTGGCGGACAGCTTGTCGATGTCGGATTATTTGGAGCAAGCGGAAAAGGAGCATGTGCAATGAAGCAGACGATAGAACAGCAATCGATGGCAGGCAAAAGCCTGCTATCACTGCAGGATTTGACAAAGGAAGAAATTCTCTATGTGCTGGATTTGGCTGCCGAGCTAAAAAGTCAGCATCAAAAAGGTGAACTCAGTCAGCCGCTGGCAGGGAAAACCTTAGGTATGATTTTTGAAAAATCTTCCACACGGACGCGTGTTTCTTTTGAAACAGGTATTTATCAGCTTGGCGGTTTGGGGCTTTTTTTGAACTCAAAGGACTTGCAGCTTGGCCGCGGCGAACCAGTTGCTGACACGGCAAAAGTTCTGTCCGGGTATCTGGATGCCATCATGATACGTGCCAATTCGCATAAAATGGTGGAGGAGCTGGCAGCACATGCTACTATCCCGGTAATCAATGGCTTGACTGATTTATTCCATCCATGTCAGGCTCTGGCTGATTTGCAGACAATCTTGGAATATAAAGGAACATTGGAAGGCGTGAAGCTAGCTTATATCGGT
Coding sequences within it:
- the argF gene encoding ornithine carbamoyltransferase; the protein is MKQTIEQQSMAGKSLLSLQDLTKEEILYVLDLAAELKSQHQKGELSQPLAGKTLGMIFEKSSTRTRVSFETGIYQLGGLGLFLNSKDLQLGRGEPVADTAKVLSGYLDAIMIRANSHKMVEELAAHATIPVINGLTDLFHPCQALADLQTILEYKGTLEGVKLAYIGDANNVANSLMIAAAKTGMQIRIASPAGYQPLPEIVEKAKKISGDPDFLLITESPEEAAAGADVLYTDVWTSMGQEEETTARLKAFQGFQVNEELMDSAASDAIFLHCLPAHRGEEVTAAVIDGPQSAVFQEAENRLHAQKALMLAVMGK